One genomic region from Anabaena sp. PCC 7108 encodes:
- a CDS encoding transposase, with protein MLKNEHLKEWARIVSYHLPHLSLPEVTGLATWSFGMVMTGSSSITRVSQFISRLNQEKSNTVRQRLKEWYQDANSKKGEKRSELDVNECFAPLLKWILSMWHSDEKWLPLGIDTTNIGQNFTVLSLHVLYQNCAIPVAWKIVKGTEKGSWKPHWHKLFQSLKDAIPPDWQVIVLADRGLYADWLFSDICALNWHPFLRINHQGTFQIRGEKEWRFLDTVVTQTGMSWSGVVTCFKTHPLNCTLFARWDEGYQDPWLIVTDLAPELGDVLWYSLRIGIECGYRDVKSDGWQWHKTRLTQLGGFYNCVDYNKFKIEYRTY; from the coding sequence ATGTTGAAGAATGAACATCTCAAAGAATGGGCAAGAATTGTTAGTTATCATCTGCCGCATCTGTCCTTACCGGAAGTGACAGGTTTGGCAACTTGGAGTTTTGGAATGGTGATGACAGGTTCAAGTAGTATAACAAGAGTATCACAATTTATTAGTAGACTAAATCAAGAAAAAAGTAATACAGTCAGACAAAGATTAAAAGAATGGTATCAAGATGCCAATAGCAAAAAAGGGGAAAAACGAAGTGAGTTAGATGTCAATGAATGCTTTGCGCCTTTACTCAAATGGATTTTGAGTATGTGGCATAGTGACGAAAAATGGCTGCCACTAGGGATAGATACTACCAATATCGGTCAGAATTTTACAGTTCTTTCTCTTCACGTTCTTTATCAAAATTGTGCTATTCCCGTGGCTTGGAAAATTGTCAAAGGTACAGAAAAAGGCTCTTGGAAACCTCATTGGCACAAGCTCTTTCAATCCTTAAAAGATGCCATTCCTCCTGACTGGCAGGTAATTGTCTTAGCAGATAGAGGTCTTTATGCCGATTGGTTGTTCTCCGATATTTGTGCTTTGAATTGGCATCCTTTTTTAAGAATTAATCATCAAGGAACATTTCAAATTAGAGGTGAGAAGGAATGGCGGTTTCTCGACACAGTAGTAACTCAAACTGGAATGAGTTGGTCAGGAGTTGTTACTTGTTTTAAAACACATCCTTTGAATTGTACTTTATTTGCACGTTGGGATGAAGGTTATCAAGATCCTTGGTTGATTGTGACTGATTTAGCACCAGAACTTGGAGATGTTCTCTGGTACAGTTTACGTATTGGAATCGAATGTGGTTATAGAGATGTCAAGAGTGATGGATGGCAGTGGCATAAAACTCGTTTGACACAGCTTGGTGGTTTCTATAATTGCGTGGATTACAATAAATTTAAGATAGAGTATCGCACCTATTAA
- a CDS encoding four helix bundle protein, translated as MTIFELSKQFPVEERYSLTDQIRRSSRSVCANFAEAWRKRRYQASFIAKLNDCESEAAETQVWLKFAVKCQYISVEEGRDLYSTYNQVLSGLVKMINHPESWLMGNN; from the coding sequence ATGACAATTTTTGAATTATCAAAACAGTTTCCTGTAGAAGAAAGATATTCTCTGACTGACCAAATACGCCGTTCTTCTCGTTCAGTATGTGCGAATTTTGCAGAGGCATGGAGAAAAAGAAGGTATCAAGCCTCATTTATAGCTAAATTAAATGATTGTGAATCGGAAGCAGCAGAAACCCAAGTGTGGCTAAAATTTGCAGTGAAATGTCAATATATTTCCGTAGAGGAAGGAAGAGATTTATATAGTACATACAATCAAGTTTTAAGTGGATTAGTAAAAATGATTAATCATCCAGAAAGTTGGTTAATGGGTAACAATTGA
- a CDS encoding WD40 repeat domain-containing protein yields the protein MAAFALAIYIGQDFYIHPAHAANEVIPNSSDSKSFANPRLLHTLKGHTGTVKSLTFSPNSKLLVSGGAENEGIIYFWNLRNGKKVGTINRAHQTSVNAVLITPDGKTLVSCGSDYKINLWNLRTLAFSRSFVEHTAQVLSLVASSDSKVLVSGGLDGIRLWDLPQQRPLATLVRFDNEIYTLAISPDGQTLASGDNKGVVKLWNLSNGKLIQQLKAHSQLVTALAFTANGERLVSSSRDKTIKIWDVKTGETVYTLTGHNSWVNAIAVNPDGQTLASAGKDGIKLWDLTTGELKDTLNGHSDWVSAIAFSADGKMLASGGFDDKINIWLAQ from the coding sequence ATGGCAGCTTTTGCCTTAGCAATTTATATTGGGCAGGATTTTTATATTCATCCTGCTCATGCTGCTAACGAAGTCATACCCAACTCCTCAGATAGTAAAAGTTTTGCCAATCCCCGACTGCTTCATACTTTAAAAGGACATACAGGAACTGTTAAATCTTTAACCTTTAGTCCCAATAGTAAACTTCTGGTCAGTGGTGGCGCAGAAAATGAGGGAATAATATACTTCTGGAATCTGAGAAATGGCAAAAAAGTAGGTACGATTAACAGAGCGCATCAAACATCTGTGAATGCCGTCTTAATTACACCAGATGGTAAAACCCTTGTCAGTTGTGGTAGTGACTACAAAATTAACCTGTGGAATCTCAGAACTCTGGCGTTTAGTCGCTCCTTTGTAGAACACACAGCCCAAGTTTTATCTTTGGTGGCTTCCTCTGATAGTAAAGTTCTCGTCAGTGGTGGTTTAGATGGAATTCGCTTGTGGGATTTGCCCCAACAACGTCCACTAGCTACTTTAGTCCGCTTTGATAATGAAATTTACACCTTAGCCATTAGTCCTGATGGACAGACTTTAGCTAGTGGTGATAATAAAGGTGTAGTGAAACTGTGGAATTTGAGTAACGGGAAATTAATCCAGCAGTTAAAAGCACATTCGCAACTAGTTACTGCTCTAGCTTTTACAGCTAACGGAGAAAGATTGGTTAGTTCCAGCCGGGATAAAACGATTAAAATTTGGGATGTTAAAACAGGAGAGACTGTATATACCCTAACTGGACATAATAGCTGGGTAAATGCGATCGCAGTCAACCCAGATGGACAAACCTTAGCCAGTGCTGGCAAAGATGGCATAAAATTATGGGATTTAACAACAGGTGAATTAAAAGACACACTCAATGGTCATAGTGACTGGGTAAGTGCGATCGCTTTTAGTGCCGATGGAAAAATGCTGGCCAGTGGTGGATTTGACGATAAAATTAATATTTGGCTGGCTCAGTAA
- a CDS encoding CAB/ELIP/HLIP-like protein — translation MTQPTVTPKLEEPKLGFNEYAERLNGRAAMIGFILMVLIEYLTNQGVLSWLGLK, via the coding sequence ATGACACAACCCACCGTTACACCAAAACTAGAAGAACCAAAACTAGGCTTTAATGAATATGCCGAGCGTTTAAATGGTCGGGCAGCAATGATTGGCTTCATCCTGATGGTACTAATTGAATACCTCACAAATCAAGGTGTATTATCTTGGCTAGGTTTGAAGTAG